The genomic segment TTACAGGGGCTTAATATAACGAATGCAATAACGGAAATCAAGCCAAAAATGAACGCGGTCAACCCTTGATTATTAAGAAAAGATTACCTAAGATCAGATTGAAATTACCGGAGACAATTAATTGAAGGCATTGGTTACAGGCGCGCGAGGATTCATTGGCAGCCATCTTGTAGAAGCTCTTTTGAAAAAAAAATATGAAGTGAGATGTTTGCTGCGAAAAAAAAGGGGCGGCAATGCATGGCTGCAGGATTTAGAAGTTGAAATTGTTGAAGGCGATCTCACTCAACCGGAGTCACTTTTGGGGGCTGTAAAAGAAATGGATTATGTCTTCCATTTGGCGGGCTCAACAAAGGCTAACAGCAAGGAGGAGTTTGATAGAAGCAACTTCCAGGGCACAAAAAATTTAGTTGAAGCAACCATGAAGGCGAATTCCACACTCAAAAGGTTTGTTCACATCTCGAGTTTGGCAGTTGGCGGCCCAAGTCAAAATGGCAAGCCGCTAACGGAAAGCGAGCCGTCTCACCCGGTTTCCAATTATGGTAGAAGTAAATTAAAAGCAGAGAATGTTGTCCTCGAAAACGCAAAAGAAATACCGGTTGCGATCATCCGTCCGCCGGCTGTTTATGGCCCGCGGGATAAAGATATGTTTGAACTTTTTAAATATGCCAGGCGCGGCCGGTGTCTCGAGATCATTGGCGGCACTCAGCAGTTAAGTATTATTTACGCAAAAGATCTGGTGGACGGGATCATTCTTGCAGCCGAAAAAGATAAAGCTGCAGGACAAGTTTATTACTTGTGCAACGATGAGGTTTATTCAGCAAAAGAAGTCGGTGACTTGCTAGCCGGCTCAATTGGGAAGAAAGCTCGAACTTTGAGAATTCCTCTGCTTTTGGTTTTTTTGTTATCTTGTGGCGGAGAAATCTATTCCAAGTTACTTAAACGGCCAAGCCTTTTTAGTCTTGACAAGTATCGCGAAATAAAACAAGCTAGCTGGATATGTGACAATGCCAAAGCAAAAAAGGAACTCGGCTTTCGTGCCGAGTTCAGCTTAAAGGAAGGGTTTAAAGAAACCGCAGATTGGTATTTGACAAATGGTTGGCTTTAAAATGTTTATCGAACTAACCTGTAAAGCTTTTCTTCGAGATATGTTTGATAACTGTATTTGCGGTCTTTGATTGAATTGCTTTTTGAAGAGGCTAAAGCCAAATATCTCTGAGCATCTACATAAGTAATTAAGTTTCCTTTTGGGACAATCGGCCAATAGATATATAACTTATTCTTTCTATTTTGAGAACTCAACTCGAAAGACACGATTCCAAACAGAGAAAAATTGTATGACGGTGAAATCTTTTTTCTCACCAAAAGATCACGATTACTCATGCTTTCCAATACCCTTTGGAGATCTTCTGAGGTGACGTGCGTAACCGTGTCCAGTTGAGCATAAATTTCACTCGACGATGAGCCGGGTCGTTGCCATAATACCTTTAAGACGTCAATTTCCGTATCGCTTGGTATCGAAAAATGAGGGATAAAAGTAGATTTAGGAGCTTTTTTGACGGCATCAGGAACGCCCAATAAATAAGCCGTGAAAAGCGGCAGAGTCGGCGGCGTGTCGCTGAGTTTTTGATGAAGCTCTTGGCCGAAAGGGTCGGGACCATGCGGGTGTATTTTGTACAGCTCTTCTTTCGTGAGATATAAAAGAGGCTGCTGCGATTCTAATTCAAAGGATAGATCGGAGTCTGTAAAACCTATGATAGAGGTTGCTGCGGTAACAGCGTTATTTATGAAATTGAATTTTCTATGAATAAAAAGTTTCTGTTCCGGTGTTTTTCCGGTAAGTATGTCTTTTGCTTCTGCACGCTGTTCAACTGACGCCTCTTTTTTCTCTTTTGAATAAGCCTGAGACGTTTTGGTCAAAATCAGAGCAGCAGTAAGTCCAATTAAAAGACAACTGATTGAGATTCGTGTTTTTTTTCTGAAGTAAATTTTCATAATTGCTTGAAAAACTTTCTTAATATGAACAACTCATTAAGCCTTTATGTTCCTGAGGAGTTAGAAATAGCCGATGAAGCGAGGAGAGAATGAATAAAAACGAAATATATGCTTTTAAGATTTACGGGTGGGTGGGTCTTCTAGCAATGTTCCTTCCAGGAGTTTTGCTGATTAAAAATAATATATTTGTCAAAAGCTGGTTTACGCCAATGATGTGGACCGGATATATTTTATTTATCGATGCTTTTATCTACAGGGTCACTGGCAATTCACTGATTAGCAGCCGCTTCAAGCAATTCCTTTTTATGCTGCCTTATTCTGTTGGCTGCTGGCTCATTTTTGAAGCTTACAATTTGCATTTACAAAATTGGCAATACTTCGGCTTGCCTGAAAATATAGTGGAGCGATATTTTGGCTATTTCTGGGCTTTCGCAACCATTTTTCCAGGGGTTCTTTTAACCAGCGAACTGATTGATGTCTTTGGAGTTTTTAATAAGCTGCGAGTCAGGACATTTACGTTTAGAAAAACCAAGCTTTATATTATTATGACTATTGGAGTTCTGTTTTTACTGGTGCCGATTTTGGTGTCCCAGGAAGTCGCCGTTTACCTGTTTGGATTCGTTTGGATTGGATTTATCTTTTTTCTTGATCCGATCAATTATTTCAGCGGGGGAAAGTCTCTCTTCCGAGATCTGGAAAACGGCCGATTAAACAAGCTCTTTTCTCTGTTTCTTGCAGGACTCATTTGCGGTATTCTGTGGGAATTATGGAATTACTGGGCCACTGCAAAATGGATTTACACTCTTCCGTTTTTGAACGAACCCAAAATTTTTGAAATGCCATTATTTGGGTTTCTGGGGTTCTTACCATTTGCCATAGAAATTTATGTTATGTGGGAATTTGCTGCCAGAGTTTTGAAATTTGATTCTCATAAGAACTGACCGCTAATTAACGCGAATGTACGCTAATCATAAAATGCTAAAACAATGGACCGAAATGCACCTCGTCTATAAGTTTATTTCGGGCCAAAAGAGTCATGGATTTACTTCTTGAATTTAAGTCAGCTATTTTATATTTTCTGTCGATTAGATAAACAGCTATTGATTGAACAACTTAAAGGATCTAGTCATGGAAGAAAAGGTCTTTACAGAACTAAAAGGTTTAGTTACGGAATCCAGAAATCCCGCCTCTGAAGGAATCGATAAAAAGAGTACAGAAAAAATTCTTAGAATAATCAATTCCGAAGATCAACTCGTTGCCAAAGCGGTTGAGGGCGAGATCTCATTTATTGCTCAAGCAGTTGAAATCTTAGTAGATGCTTTTAAACGAGGCGGCCGGCTTTTTTATGTTGGTGCAGGCACAAGCGGACGGTTAGGGGTTATAGATGCTGCCGAATGTCCGCCAACCTTTGGTTCAGATCCTGAAATGATTCAAGGAATTATCGCGGGCGGGCATGAAGCGTTTTTTAGAGCCCAAGAGGGCAGCGAGGATTGCGAAAATGCCGGAGTAAACGATTTGATCACGGCCGGATTTACTGAGAAGGATATAGCCTGCGGCATCGCTGCGAGTCGAAGGACGCCTTATGTCATGGCGGCAATTCAGCAGGCGATAGAAATTGGTGGCAAAACAATTTATGTCACTTGCAACCCGCGTTCGGAATTAAATATCGAGGTGGATGTGGCCATCTGTCCCGTTACCGGTCCGGAAGTCGTCATGGGTTCGACTCGCATGAAAGCGGGCACCGCGACCAAGCTGGTGTTAAATATGCTTACGACGGCGGCGATGATTCGCCTGGGTAAAGTGTTTGGCAACATGATGGTCGACTTGCAAATGAACTCCCGTAAATTAGAGGAGAGGGCAAAAAAAACCGTGATGATGGTGACCGGAATTGATTACCTGGAAGCGACTGCTGTTTTAAAGAAAGCCGGGGGTCATGTTAAAACTGCGATCGTTATGAATTTAGGTTGTATGGATGAAAACGAAGCTCGAAGAAAACTAAGAACCAGCGATGGCTTCGTACACGGGGCTATTTCAAACAATCTTTAGCACATTAGTAGCTGCTTATGTTGGGCTGGCGCGTCAGGAAGAGAAAGTCGTAACCGAAGAATTTGGAGAACCTTATCTTGAGTATGCGAGGCAAACGCCTAGGTTCTTGCCGATTAGGTTTACCAGTTCTGCATAAATTAAAGTTTTCAGCTAATATCCTCCATCGCCTTGCCCGCCAAGAATTTTTCTTGTAATTAAGCATAATAACTTTTATATTTGAAGTCGGTTTTTAGC from the candidate division KSB1 bacterium genome contains:
- a CDS encoding NAD-dependent epimerase/dehydratase family protein, which translates into the protein MKALVTGARGFIGSHLVEALLKKKYEVRCLLRKKRGGNAWLQDLEVEIVEGDLTQPESLLGAVKEMDYVFHLAGSTKANSKEEFDRSNFQGTKNLVEATMKANSTLKRFVHISSLAVGGPSQNGKPLTESEPSHPVSNYGRSKLKAENVVLENAKEIPVAIIRPPAVYGPRDKDMFELFKYARRGRCLEIIGGTQQLSIIYAKDLVDGIILAAEKDKAAGQVYYLCNDEVYSAKEVGDLLAGSIGKKARTLRIPLLLVFLLSCGGEIYSKLLKRPSLFSLDKYREIKQASWICDNAKAKKELGFRAEFSLKEGFKETADWYLTNGWL
- the murQ gene encoding N-acetylmuramic acid 6-phosphate etherase, with the protein product MEEKVFTELKGLVTESRNPASEGIDKKSTEKILRIINSEDQLVAKAVEGEISFIAQAVEILVDAFKRGGRLFYVGAGTSGRLGVIDAAECPPTFGSDPEMIQGIIAGGHEAFFRAQEGSEDCENAGVNDLITAGFTEKDIACGIAASRRTPYVMAAIQQAIEIGGKTIYVTCNPRSELNIEVDVAICPVTGPEVVMGSTRMKAGTATKLVLNMLTTAAMIRLGKVFGNMMVDLQMNSRKLEERAKKTVMMVTGIDYLEATAVLKKAGGHVKTAIVMNLGCMDENEARRKLRTSDGFVHGAISNNL